In Argopecten irradians isolate NY unplaced genomic scaffold, Ai_NY scaffold_0154, whole genome shotgun sequence, the genomic stretch tacatttccAATGGTGTATAAGTAAGTAAACTtgttattgaagaaaaatacttattgttGTCGGCTCAAGTTTTTTCATACATAAACATTACCATTCATCGGtcgtgtagcatctttatataattcatttataatttACTCCTTTTCCATACGCTTACAGACGACAACAACATTAGCATATGTGTGGGTAACGACATTGTCATTTATTTGTCTCCAATGGTAAAGTTAATATGTTTTGTAATCATCATTAAATATGTGTTTCACTTGTGTATGTAAGTCTTGGACcaatatttcatcaatatctCTTTCACACCAATAACTAACTACtataacaaataacatattGCGCATTTTCGAGTGACATTGGGGACTTTTTGGGAAATATGGGTGGCCCTGAAAAGGGCCGTTTGTGGTTTCAGTAAACTTTGTTCAGAAGTTTACTTGGAGCTGGTGTACTTGGTGACAGCCTTGGTTCCCTCACTGACGGCGTGCTTGGCCAATTCACCGGGCAAAAGGAGACGGACAGCTGTCTGGATCTCCCGACTGGTGATGGTGGACCTCTTGTTGTAGTGAGCGAGACGGGAAGCCTCAGCGGCGATTCTCTCAAAGATGTCGTTGACAAAGCTGTTCATGATGGACATAGCCTTGCTGGACACACCGGTGTCGGGGTGCACCTGTTTCAACACCTTGTAGATGTAGATGCTGTAGGATtccctcctcttcctcctccttTTCTTGTCAGTTCCACGGTTGGCCTTAGCCTTGGTGGCCGCCTTCTTAGCTCCTTTAGATCCGCTTGCTTTGGGTGCCATGTTACTACTACGACG encodes the following:
- the LOC138311907 gene encoding histone H2B; its protein translation is MAPKASGSKGAKKAATKAKANRGTDKKRRRKRRESYSIYIYKVLKQVHPDTGVSSKAMSIMNSFVNDIFERIAAEASRLAHYNKRSTITSREIQTAVRLLLPGELAKHAVSEGTKAVTKYTSSK